In a genomic window of bacterium:
- a CDS encoding radical SAM protein, giving the protein MSNHQLKRWLLINYAGYPFTSSSLMPDNGLANLAGIILATGGEVTILDYGTVSTVARMTSPELEQRLTCAWSNLRSTKPGAVSALRKLATLTVLPGAERERQRLQDSLIEDIGRELIAHIRSKDIQAVGFKLWNGDGLSGSAVLAHRIRRECPGVKIFGGGPHVDLFQDRLLRRYPFFDAMIYGEGEDTLRELCTDGAASEAYPGIPNLIYSTGSDIHMTEEKMVMDLDSLPMPVYDPVVYPAMAGDEKIKIIVIDESRGCRNDCAFCIHPIKSHKNVRMKSISRLMREVHRLQNDYGFNAFRFAGSCTPYSLLNDFAAEVVRQAIPLQYASFAHIHHSGEANFELIRQSGCVALFFGIESGSQQILDRLQKRITTAEITQAIQRANQAGLFTVGSLIFPAPGDTPGTAAETLELIRGLHLGSITLQPPIVMPRTRWFENPGSFGFGIADMEKYLNIGMTWKVKLQLPPRFWNPLPITLDGRSYRKMLARTAEFAKQLAPMGIPTSISDENYLMSKLAGLDPVTFRDRSLAAFYAGNTTVLRALIQSINRAGTGSVK; this is encoded by the coding sequence GTGTCAAACCATCAACTCAAACGCTGGCTTCTGATTAATTACGCGGGCTATCCTTTCACCTCCAGCAGCCTGATGCCCGACAATGGTCTGGCGAATCTGGCGGGCATCATCCTCGCCACAGGCGGGGAAGTGACCATCCTCGATTATGGTACCGTCAGTACCGTTGCCCGAATGACCTCGCCTGAGTTGGAACAGCGCCTCACTTGCGCCTGGAGCAATCTGCGTAGCACAAAGCCGGGAGCAGTCTCAGCCCTCCGAAAACTTGCCACCCTGACCGTTCTCCCCGGCGCGGAACGGGAACGCCAGCGGCTTCAGGATTCGCTGATAGAAGACATCGGCAGGGAACTGATCGCGCATATTCGAAGCAAGGACATCCAGGCGGTTGGATTCAAACTCTGGAACGGCGATGGACTATCCGGTTCGGCTGTGCTGGCCCACCGCATACGCCGGGAATGCCCAGGAGTCAAAATCTTCGGGGGTGGACCCCATGTGGATCTCTTTCAGGATCGCCTCCTCCGTCGCTACCCGTTCTTTGACGCGATGATCTATGGAGAAGGAGAGGACACCCTCCGCGAGCTCTGCACTGATGGTGCTGCCTCGGAAGCCTATCCAGGAATACCCAATCTGATCTACAGCACCGGCAGCGATATCCATATGACCGAGGAGAAAATGGTCATGGATCTCGATTCTCTGCCCATGCCCGTTTATGATCCAGTCGTATATCCCGCCATGGCGGGCGATGAGAAAATTAAGATCATCGTCATCGATGAGAGCCGAGGCTGCCGTAACGACTGCGCCTTCTGCATCCATCCGATCAAAAGCCACAAGAATGTCCGGATGAAAAGCATCAGCCGGCTGATGCGGGAGGTACACCGGCTTCAGAACGATTACGGGTTTAACGCCTTCCGGTTCGCCGGGTCCTGTACCCCCTACTCCCTGTTGAACGACTTTGCAGCCGAAGTGGTTCGACAAGCCATTCCCTTGCAATATGCCTCCTTCGCCCATATCCATCACAGTGGGGAGGCAAATTTTGAGTTGATCCGCCAATCGGGCTGTGTAGCCCTTTTCTTCGGTATTGAATCCGGGAGCCAACAGATTCTGGATCGCCTCCAAAAACGGATTACAACCGCAGAGATCACCCAGGCGATCCAACGCGCCAATCAGGCCGGGTTGTTTACAGTTGGAAGTTTGATCTTTCCGGCACCGGGCGATACGCCCGGGACCGCCGCCGAAACGCTCGAACTCATCCGGGGTCTCCATCTGGGATCCATCACCCTGCAACCCCCCATCGTGATGCCCCGGACCCGCTGGTTCGAGAATCCGGGCTCGTTCGGTTTCGGGATTGCAGATATGGAGAAATACCTCAACATCGGCATGACCTGGAAAGTGAAGCTCCAGCTACCACCCAGATTTTGGAATCCCCTCCCCATCACGCTTGATGGACGATCGTATCGCAAGATGCTGGCCCGAACCGCTGAATTTGCGAAACAGCTGGCGCCTATGGGCATTCCCACATCCATTTCCGACGAGAACTACCTGATGAGCAAGCTTGCAGGCCTTGATCCCGTTACGTTCCGGGATCGCAGTCTGGCCGCTTTCTATGCTGGCAATACCACCGTGCTCCGCGCGCTGATTCAATCCATCAACCGAGCTGGTACGGGATCCGTAAAGTGA